A single region of the Micropterus dolomieu isolate WLL.071019.BEF.003 ecotype Adirondacks linkage group LG02, ASM2129224v1, whole genome shotgun sequence genome encodes:
- the brd4 gene encoding bromodomain-containing protein 4 isoform X3, with translation MLPTYSHLSLILYLLSDVAKVAVRDTRFTSTTKDLRVTSSTTRGVQDPRRERSRAPWQPDKPRESSEECNGISGALSVESVPGPRLNWCPANTTTPAPAPAPAPGPEPTPNPVRMGDGMDAAQMSGSSSSSSQGQAQSMGNPPPPEYINPDRPKRQTNQLQYLLKMVVKALWKHQFAWPFHAPVDAIKLNLPDYYTIIKNPMDMGTIKKRLENSYYWNAQECIQDFNTMFTNCYIYNKPGDDIVLMAEALEKAFLQKVTEMPQEETEIVVMTGKGRGRGRRDGGLNLKPGAIIDSSSTTPQTRGLSNLSAAPQTRGPVQGPPSLPPQPLMQALPSHVPPTLSSHAPQLGAPYSLGQSDCAQVPIMTSVPPPAQTSLPPASIQSTTPMLQNPITMTKQRKSQKRKADTTTPTANDQLSESSPAESKSGKTLPRRESARPMKLMKKDAPDSQHHIGMGMGLSGPSGGHSPKPQDQLGYCASLVRDMLSKKHAAYAWPFYKPVDVDALGLHDYHDIIKHPMDLSTIKAKLENRQYREPQEFAADVRLMFSNCYKYNPPDHEVVAMARKLQDVFEMRFAKMPDEPESKPLVSAPAPTLHHPAPVKPQPPLAHVPSSSDSSSDSSSESESSTDDSEEERAQRLAELQEQLKAVHEQLAALSQPQASKPKRKEKEKKEKKKEKHKKKGGVPGLVDEIQEATPVPQLSKKTKTSNNNNKEVVSKKKPSKKEVMKSSHPSNLQPFPSLEDDMGAAGSSATVEKCKPMTYEEKRQLSLDINKLPGDKLGRVVHIIQSREPSLKNSNPDEIEIDFETLKPSTLRELERYVSSCLRKKKKVPVEKPVESMATSKKTGSSSESSGSSTDSEAEATGIIKQQKKKGQSVKEGKKMHPHIQGGPAQTGLHSQAAGLQSSSQMKQQQHQPSPAGFLAPPVAALESSQLLENSFDSMAPFGQPLMHLSHHTGNSSSPVPPHLNTHSAGPVSPETHPFLNQHPILPSPALHSSMPQQPSRPSHKAAPLHPKPPHQQPAPPQQQPTLPPQQQQQQQQQQQQQQQQQQQQQQQQQQQQQQQQQQQQQQQQQQLQPQSAPPPPHQLSSQILHPPQPLHQRPMSPPTLTPQGLLSSQPPQMLLEDDEEPGSTTPMNVQLYMQQFQQSRQPQQSMQSLQAQARQQQQLQQQPGPTSLLQSVQIQSQLSSQTTLPPPQLPVQAQPAPLHQAPPQQVPLHPARHMLHTQQPQQQQLNYQQGPGLAGQSQASQHKVSMPNNKAQQIIQQEQPSPRPTKGDPYNTGHMRDNPSPLMMHSPQLPQYPPVSHQSPPHNMQPKKQRAPVSQGGLKEEKLPPSPVMRGEPFNPAMRPDHHKHPDNKPPQPGQQNVKSMDSSRPVIRSSEPIGLPPSLQDKDKFKQESKAPVAPKKDVKLKNMGSWASLAQKSTSTPLSAVKSSSDSFEQFRRAAREKEEREKALKAQAEQAEKDRLRREQDKLRGRDEEDVMEPSRRVHEEPRRRLEQQHIQAPSQQQQQQQQQQQQEPQPAAIQQQPPPQPPTPPQPATQNPLDQQRELARRREQERRRREAMAATIDMNFQSDLMAIFEENLF, from the exons ATGTTACCAACTTACAGCCATCTCAGTCTG ATATTATATCTCCTCTCGGATGTCGCTAAAGTTGCAGTCCGTGACACGCGCTTTACGTCCACAACGAAAGACCTACGCGTGACGTCATCGACAACGAGAGGTGTTCAGGATCCTCGGAGAGAAAGATCCCGCGCGCCCTGGCAACCTGATAAACCCAG AGAATCCAGCGAGGAGTGCAATGGGATCAGCGGTGCTCTGTCAGTGGAGTCTGTGCCGGGGCCAAGACTGAACTGGTGTCCTGCCAACACCACTACCCCTGCCCCTGCCCCTGCTCCTGCTCCGGGGCCAGAGCCCACGCCCAACCCTGTTAGAATGGGGGACGGCATGGATGCAGCGCAAATGTCgggcagcagcagtagcagcagccaGGGGCAGGCCCAATCAATGggcaaccccccacccccagagTACATCAATCCTGACAGGCCGAAGCGCCAGAccaatcagctgcagtaccTGCTCAAGATGGTGGTGAAGGCCCTGTGGAAGCACCAGTTTGCCTGGCCCTTTCATGCACCAGTGGATGCGATCAAACTTAACCTGCCT GACTACTACACAATAATCAAAAATCCTATGGACATGGGAACAATCAAGAAAAGGCTTGAGAACAGTTACTACTGGAATGCCCAAGAATGTATCCAAGACTTCAACACGATGTTTACCAACTGTTACATATACAATAAG CCTGGAGATGACATAGTCTTAATGGCTGAGGCGCTAGAGAAGGCTTTCCTCCAAAAGGTCACAGAAATGCCTCAAGAAGAAACTGAGATTGTTGTCATGACAGGCAAGGGCCGGGGCCGGGGTCGGAGAGACGGAG GTCTGAACTTGAAACCAGGGGCCATCATTGATTCTTCATCCACGACTCCTCAAACACGTGGTCTGTCAAACCTCTCCGCAGCACCGCAGACCAGAGGACCAGTGCAGGGCCCACCTTCACTACCTCCCCAGCCTTTGATGCAGGCCCTGCCGTCCCATGTGCCCCCAACGTTATCCAGCCACGCGCCACAGCTTGGAGCTCCCTACTCCCTGGGCCAGTCAGACTGCGCTCAAGTTCCCATCATGACTTCTGTGCCTCCTCCTGCTCAAACCTCCCTTCCCCCAGCATCCATCCAGAGCACTACCCCAATGCTGCAGAACCCTATAACTATGACCAAA CAAAGAAAGAGCCAGAAAAGGAAAGCAGACACTACAACGCCCACAGCAAACGACCAACTGAGTGAGTCTTCACCAGCAGAGTCCAAATCTGGGAAGACACTACCCAGGCGAGAGAGTGCCCGGCCTATGAAACTAATGAAGAAGGATGCCCCAGACTCCCAACATCACATAGGCATGGGGATGGGACTGAGCGGACCAAGTGGAGGTCATAGCCCCAAACCACAGGATCAGCTGGGATACTGTGCAAGTCTGGTTAGGGATATGCTGTCCAAGAAGCACGCTGCTTATGCCTGGCCATTCTACAAACCTGTTGATGTGGATGCACTGGGACTACATGATTATCATGATATCATCAAACATCCAATGGACCTCAGCACCATTAAG GCCAAGCTGGAGAACCGGCAATACCGGGAACCCCAGGAGTTTGCTGCTGATGTACGATTAATGTTTTCCAACTGCTACAAATATAATCCACCAGACCATGAGGTGGTAGCTATGGCACGCAAGCTACAG GATGTGTTTGAGATGCGCTTTGCTAAGATGCCAGATGAACCTGAGAGCAAGCCCCTGGTTTCTGCTCCAGCTCCTACACTTCATCATCCAGCCCCTGTTAAGCCCCAGCCTCCTTTGGCCCATGTCCCCTCATCTTCAGACAGCTCCAGTGACTCGTCCTCTGAGTCTGAGTCTTCCACAGATGACTCTGAAGAAGAGAGAGCCCAGAGGTTGGCAGAGCTCCAAGAACAG CTGAAGGCTGTCCATGAGCAGCTGGCTGCCCTGTCCCAACCACAAGCCAGCAAaccaaagagaaaagagaaggaaaagaaggagaagaagaaagaaaagcataaGAAGAAAGGAGGCGTGCCTGGCCTTGTAGATGAGATCCAGGAGGCTACACCCGTTCCGCAGCTATCTAAGAAGACCAAGACcagtaacaataacaacaaagagGTTGTTTCCAAGAAGAAACCCAG TAAAAAGGAAGTGATGAAAAGCAGTCATCCCTCCAACCTGCAGCCATTTCCCAGCCTTGAAGACGACATGGGGGCAGCTGGCTCATCAGCTACAGTGGAAAAATGCAAACCAATGACATACGAAGAGAAGAGACAGCTGAGCTTGGACATCAACAAGCTGCCTGGTGATAAACTCGGCCGTGTAGTGCATATCATCCAGTCCAGAGAGCCTTCACTCAAAAACTCAAACCCTGATGAGATCGAAATTGACTTTGAGACGCTAAAGCCTTCCACTCTACGCGAGCTGGAAAGATATGTGTCTTCCTGCCTCCGCAAGAAGAAAAAGGTTCCAG TTGAGAAGCCTGTGGAGTCCATGGCTACCTCCAAAAAGACTGGCTCCTCTTCAGAGAGCAGTGGCTCCAGCACAGATAGTGAAGCTGAGGCGACAG GAATTataaagcagcagaagaagaagggcCAGTCTGTGAAGGAGGGCAAGAAGATGCACCCTCACATTCAGGGTGGCCCTGCTCAGACTGGGCTTCATTCCCAAGCAGCAGGCCTTCAGTCCAGCAGTCagatgaagcagcagcagcatcagccaTCTCCTGCAGGCTTCCTTGCTCCACCTGTAGCCGCTCTGGAGTCTTCCCAGTTACTGGAGAATAGTTTTGATTCCATGGCGCCTTTCGGCCAGCCCCTCATGCACCTGTCCCACCACACAGGCAACTCCTCCTCACCTGTACCTCCACACCTCAACACTCATTCTGCTGGGCCAGTTTCCCCTGAGACCCACCCCTTCCTCAACCAGCATCCCATCCTCCCATCTCCAG CCTTGCACAGTTCCATGCCTCAGCAGCCTTCTCGACCCAGTCACAAGGCAGCGCCACTTCATCCAAAACCCCCTCATCAGCAACCAGCACCTCCTCAGCAACAGCCAACCCTGCCGccgcaacaacagcagcagcaacaacagcagcagcagcagcagcagcagcagcagcaacaacagcagcagcagcagcaacaacaacagcagcagcagcagcaacaacaacaacagcaacagcagcagcagctgcaacCCCAgtcagcaccaccaccaccgcaCCAGCTCTCTTCTCAGATCCTCCACCCTCCTCAGCCCCTGCACCAGCGGCCCATGTCCCCTCCAACACTCACACCCCAGGGCTTGCTGTCTTCCCAGCCTCCCCAGATGCTGCTGGAGGATGATGAAGAGCCAGGGTCTACAACGCCTATGAACGTACAATTATACATGCAGCAGTTCCAGCAATCCCGTCAGCCCCAGCAATCCATGCAGTCGCTTCAGGCACAGGCtcgccagcagcagcagctgcaacaACAACCAGGGCCGACATCTCTCCTGCAGTCTGTCCAGATACAATCTCAACTATCCTCTCAGACCACGCTGCCTCCTCCCCAGCTCCCTGTTCAGGCTCAGCCAGCCCCATTACATCAGGCCCCACCCCAACAGGTTCCTCTACACCCGGCCCGCCACATGCTGCACACTCAGCAGccacaacagcagcaactgAACTACCAGCAGGGTCCTGGACTAGCTGGTCAGTCCCAAGCATCACAACACAAGGTATCCATGCCCAATAACAAAGCACAGCAGATCATCCAGCAGGAGCAGCCCTCCCCTCGCCCGACCAAGGGAGACCCTTACAACACAG GTCACATGAGGGACAACCCATCCCCTCTTATGATGCATTCCCCACAACTTCCCCAGTACCCACCTGTGTCTCACCAGTCTCCACCTCACAACATGCAACCCAAAAAG CAGAGGGCCCCTGTGAGTCAAGGTGGGTTAAAGGAGGAGAAGCTTCCTCCATCACCAGTGATGAGAGGAGAGCCATTTAACCCTGCAATGAGACCAGACCATCACAAACATCCTGATAACAAGCCTCCTCAACCAGGCCAACAGA ATGTGAAGTCCATGGACAGTTCGCGGCCTGTCATCCGCTCCTCTGAGCCCATTGGGCTGCCCCCCTCTCTGCAAGACAAGGATAAGTTCAAGCAGGAGTCTAAGGCGCCCGTTGCCCCCAAAAAG GATGTGAAACTGAAGAACATGGGCTCATGGGCCAGCCTGGCACAAAAGTCCACATCTACGCCTTTATCTGCAGTGAAGTCATCGAGTGACAGTTTTGAGCAGTTCCGTCGTGCTGCccgggagaaggaggagagggaaaaagccctGAAAGCCCAAGCCGAGCAGGCGGAAAAAGACAGACTACGCAGAGAGCAGGACAAACTACG AGGACGAGATGAAGAGGATGTCATGGAGCCAAGCAGAAGGGTGCACGAGGAGCCACGCAGGCGTCTGGAGCAGCAGCACATCCAAGCTCCTtcgcaacaacaacagcagcaacaacagcagcagcagcaggagcccCAGCCAGCTGCTATTCAGCAGCAGCCACCGCctcaaccccccaccccacctcaGCCCGCCACACAGAACCCACTAGACCAACAGAGGGAGCTGGCACGACGccgagagcaggagaggaggaggcgaGAAGCG aTGGCAGCAACTATTGACATGAATTTCCAAAGTGACTTAATGGCTATCTTTGAGGAAAATCTGTTTTGA